DNA sequence from the Thamnophis elegans isolate rThaEle1 chromosome 4, rThaEle1.pri, whole genome shotgun sequence genome:
GAATTCGTTTTGCAGCTGCTCCCCCCACCTTACAAATTCACTTTCAAGGCTGCCCTGAAAGGCAGAGCGGAGGGGGGCCTCAGAGGTGGACTGAAACCTGCCCCTCCTTCTCCCTGCAGGTCCATAAACTGGATCCTGAGGAGTGGAAGAACGTGGAGGCCGTTTACATAGACATTGGGGACCGGAGCCATGTGCTTTCCAGGGTAGGGGGTGGACAGGTCTATGGGGGGGGGAGTGGCCACCCAGGAGCCACCTGGCTGGAGTTCTCTGAGGTGCCCTTGGAGGCCACTCATCTGCAGTGGCAAAACGAGTTGTCAGGGGGCACCTCTGCTGGCTTGAAGTCGGGTGGTTGGGGGCCTTCTGTGGAGCCAAGGGGGGAGCGGGGAATAGAAGGCCTCTGTCCTGTTTTCAAGTGGCTTTACTGGCATGGAGCCCACAGCCCCACCAGGCTGGAGGGGGGCTGGGTGGAGGAGGCCCACCCTGCAAGTGCCGGGAAAGAGGGTGGGCCTCTTCCCTTTCCGTAACCTCCCCGGTTCCTCTCTCGTCTCACGCAGGACTACAAGccagaagaagacccagcaaaATTTAAATCGGTCAAGACTGGGCGTGGCCCTCTGGGCCCCAACTGGAAGGTAGGGAGCACCTCTCGCTTGCTTGGGGTGGCTCCGGGGCTCCACTCGGGGAGTGCCAGGGGCCGAGCAGAGCTGGAGGGGAGAGGGCCAAGGGGCTGCCCCAAGACTGCCCTCCGGGCAGCCCGGGCCGAtctcaggaggaggagggaggaggaggagaaggaggaggaggaggaggaggaggaggagggcggccGTCCTGAGTGGTGGCCGGTGGGCTCTTGTCTTTCCAGAAGGAGCTGGGCAATCAGTCCGAATGCCCGTACATGTGTGCTTACAAGCTGGTCACGGTCAAGTTCAAGTGGTGGGGCCTTCAAAACAAAATTGAGAACTTATCCAGAAGGTGAGCAGAGTTTAGGGCAGAAGCGAGGGGGGCTCCCCAGCGGCATTTCTGCGGGGGCTGCATCCGCCTGGGCCCTTCAGGAGGAAGAAGcggtcctctccccccccccccttgctgtgCAGGGACGTCCTTCCCGCCAGGCCTTCAGCTTCAggggtttttccccactttcctgCAGCAAGAGAGGCGGCTTTTTACGAATTTCCACCGGCAGCTTTTCTGCTGGCTTGACAGAGTGGGTTGGCCTGACAATGGAGGACATTCGCCGGATGGAGTACGAGACGAAGAGGCAGCTGGATGAGGTGAGCGCTTCCTGCCTGGCccgttctctctccctctctcgctccTTGTCCGAGTCCTGGAGGTGACTGGCCCTTTTCTCTGCcgcagatgagagagagggaccCTCTGAAGGGCATGTCGGCTGCAGACGAGTAGCGTTGATTCCTTGACCCCAGGTACTTGGCCAGTGGTGCCCGGCATCTGCTCCCTGGTTCGGAAAGAGGAGCTGCCCCTAGGGGGGGCCCTAACGGAGCTGCCTCCCTCATCGAATCGGACCCAAGATTTGGAAAAATAACTTACCGGGAGGAATCCTGCtgctggggaggagagaggccGTAAGGCTGAGTGGGGGGCTGGCAGGGGGTCAGAACCAGGCAGAGCCTTTTCCAGGCAGGACCAAGAGGCTTCAAGCAGCAGCAGCCCACAGCTGCCTGGCGGGCCACTCGGCCGGCCTTTCAGCCCCTGGTCCCCTCtcattcttctctcttcctccagtTTACGAGAGAGTCTCCGCGAAGGCCCAGGAACTCCACCCTCTTGACCAGCGGACCGTCTCTGGACATTCGAGCCCTCTTCCTCCAGTCCGCCGGCAACTTCTGCCCCCCTTGCTAATTCTAGTTGCCCCTTAACCTAGTGAGCAAATCCTTTGGTCCTGAGCGCCTGGGCGGCAGTGCCCGGGGAAGAGGCGGCCCTTCAGGACAGCTGCTTCCGTGACCACCACCCCCTTTGCCCCCCCAGGGAGGGGCAGACACCGGTTCTCATGTGACTCTTTGATTCCAAGTGGCAGGTTTTGTTGAAGTCGTTTCGTGATGTAATGATTTAAGAGTTCCTCGGTCcctgtcttttttccccctcttccgaATCCTGGGATGGCGCTGCACTTGTGGAGACGGGAGCTCAGCGCCACCAATGCTGGGATCCGGAAGCCTTTTTCTCTGTAAAGAATATTCTTGTCTTGGGTGCATCTCTGGGCCCCTTGGCCTAGGCGTGGCTGCTGGCACACGGTTTCCCCAATCCCCTGTGGTCTCCTCTCCTTACCCCCCACCTCCTGAGGCCACCACTGCTGCTTCTTTGGGGCTGTGCGTCCTGGAGCTCAGGAACAACAGTGGAAGCCCCTCTCCACtctgagagtggggagggtctcaCTCGTCTGACCAAACTGCATTCAGCTCCTCTCTTCCAGGGTTTGCCTGAATTGGGGGCTTCTGGAGAAGGTCCCCGAGCCCCGACTCCCCTTCAGGCAATCGCATGAGCAAGGAGGAGGGAATGCCCACAGTGGGGGGATCCCGTCCCTGGAtctctgcctccccctccgcAGCAATGTCGGGCGGGTGGGGAGGTTAGAGTGGGCTTTGGGGAAGACAGGggctccccccctcctccaccaTTCCTTGCCAGCCGATTTGTTTCTTGCCTTAAGTGCAATAAGCAAGCCTGTTCTGCTGTGGCGAAAGGGTCTCCCTGGGCAGGGCCCCCGTGGCTTTGTGTTGAGCTGAGAGGGCTTTCAGGAAGTTGGCGGTTCCTGGGCACAGGAGGCAGAATTAAAGCGGGGCTGGAATGTCCCCGGCCGGCCAGGTCAAGCCCTCTGGGATCCGGCTGTGTCCCACCAGTCCTCCCTCTCCTCTGAGGCACAAGGGTGCCCAgtaatcccctcccccccaaaacccAGGGAACTACAACACAGGGAATTATTGTGTGGCTAAGAGGATCTGTTCAAACACGGTACTGTTCCCACTCCTGCTTAAAAGATTTGGGCTTAACTCTGAGGCGGGTGGCAGTGGATCTCGGAACAGATGGTGACATTTTGAGGATGGGGGAGAGAATTAAAGCGACTCTATTAGGAAAAGACAAGAATTCTTATGAAAACATAACTTCCTTGCTTAGCAGCAAGACAAGtgcagaaacacccccccccccaatgtcctGCATTGGAGTTGACCCCAGTGCGCCCCGCTGCAGCTGAGGCTCCTGTAGAGCCCCCTGTTCCCCATTGGCAGTGGtgactgctccccccccccctttgtttccTGCCAAGGAGAGCGAGTGGTGACGGAGGGCAACGCAGCTGCTCCCGTGTGTTCCTGGACCCTGAAAGGGGCTTGTGGCAGGAGCTTCGAGCCAAGGGCAGAGACACACAGAGCAGGTTCCGCTTGCTTTGCGTTGTGACGGTCAACaggcccccctccccctttcagcATGCTcgattttctctgtttcttttctgCCGAACCTGCAAGGACTCCCTGACTGGTCCAGCTGGGTTCCCTGTGCTATTTCTTTCTCCGGCATCCGCTCTGTAGGATAGGTTAGATGATCTCCATTGTTCCTTTACTGTGAGTTGTGCCTTTTTTGGTCTCCCAATCTTCCAATACAGGCCTATTGGAAATAACTCTTAATAAAATCATAGACAGAAGATCACCCTGGCTGAGCTTTCATTCCGTGTGACGGGGGAATGGAAAATTCAATCTTTTCCTTACTTTCCATCTTTCTTAATTTCCATTAATCAATTACAGTGGCAGCTGAGAAGTcatgtaggtagtcctcagttaatgaTCCTAATTACTTGTGGCAATTCTGCCGCTAACTGAAGCAGCTACAAAGTGGGAAATTAGATGACTGCAACTGGGCTTTCCTGCTGGGAGGAGATACGCAAATTCCACAACTTATGTAAAAGCCTGTTGGCTACTCCCCACCCTGCCTTTGGGTAGTCCAAGTGCCCATGGCTTGTCCATACTGAAAGCCACAGCTTGAGGGATGGGTGGgaatgctacacacacacacacacacacacagcttcttCTCTTAAAATCCCTCCCTCTCCATTCTCGGTTTTGCAGAACCGGGAGCGAGTAATTTCTATAGGCAATCTCTCCTTTTCCTGACCCTCCCTTCTCCATTGCAGAGCAGAGGCACTGGAGAGATTTCAAGAGAGGTGCCCATTGATTTACACGTCCAAataacaagttggaagggaccttggaggccttctagtccagtggtccccaacctttttatcgccgcggaccagtcagcctttgataattttaccatggcccgctgagcgcgcgcaggggtgggggggcgttgttcgcggtTTCAGTGGAATACGTCGATGACCAGCGCTAGTAACGTAGCCTTGCGCAGGCGCAGTTCAGTATGGCTAGCGTAGATAGCGTAGCACAAAACTGCGCCtacgcaaggctacgctactagcgctgtctacgctagccctacgtagctgcgcaggcgctcttaggtttttttcaggaatcggccagcgctgaagcgctgaaaaggaatgagaagggtgGCGCTGGACACGGGGGCGGTGGGCtgctggtgacgtcagagtgccaccagcggtccagtaacaccccttgtgccagttagccctaattgcatacagaaagaaactatggcccccggccgctgcagcgatcatggcccccggccgctgcgcgggcccggtgccaggtactccacggcccggcaccggtccgcggaccgggggttggggatcactgttctagtccaccccctggtcaagcaggagaccctataccgtttcagacaaatgactgtccaacctcttcttaaaagcctcgtgttggagcattcacaactactggaggaaacttctgttccactaattaatggTTCCTACTGtcgggaaatgtctccttagtccCAGGTTGCCCCtctcttgattagcttccacctgtcgcttcctgtcctgccttcaggcgcCCTGGAGaataggctgcccccccccccacccttgtgTGGCAGctgctcaaatactggaagatgctatcatgtcacccttagtccctTTTGTTAAATACTAGAcggacccaattcctgcaacagcacttcatatgagccaaggtggcgcagtggttaaatgcagcactgcaggctactgctagatcagcaggtcagcggttcaaatctcaccggctcagggttgactcagccttccatccttccgaggtgggtaaaatgaggacccggattgttattgggggcaatatgctgactctctgtaaaccgcttagagaggcctgaaaggcctatgaagcggtatataagtctactgctatgcgTTTTGGGCTCCAgccatcccctaatcatcttgctcTTTCTGGGGTCTCAACATGCTTGTTCCTATTGTGGTGGCCAAATAGACGCTTGCCCCCTCTTCCCCGTCCCAATAGGGCTGGAGGCAAAGGTCCCAAAGGCGCTGAGCGCCACTTGCACGGTGACccgtagctccccctccctcccccatggaCATCGCACAGACAGTGGGACCCCAcccggggggggggttgtattatTAACCCTTAAGCAGACGGAGCCCCTGCTCAGGGCACCACAAACTTGAGAAAGGAAACGCCCAGTGAAGCTTGGCTCCGTGTGTACAGGAGGCACGCCAAGATTTGCCAGGGCTCGGGGCACCGGGGAGCCTTAATCCGCTGCCCCCGCCACCCCCTTTCTGGCCCCGGGGAGGGGCGCAACCCAGGTCCCGCACGTGCACAGAGGAAGCTTGGCTTGCACGGACCGGTTCCGGAGGGGCGACCCGGCGGTTGGGGGCCGCTGGGGTGGAAAAGCCTCGCCATCCCTCCGGTCCGCCCTGCAAGGCACGCGGGACAGCCGGCACTGACTGGAAGGACGGCGCTGCGGCCGCGTTCTCAGGCCACTGGATGATGAACGGTCAGTAAGCGAGGACGGCCCGTgcgggggttggctgggctcgcGGGGCGCCTTGGGTGGGGCCGCGCACGGAGCCGCCGGGTCTCGGACTGACCGGCGGTGGTCGGCCCAAACCGGGTCCCCCTCGGGGAAAGAGCGGAGGAGGCGCCGGGCCACCCCTCTCCCCGCGTCGTCCGGGCTCTCCGCGGGGCCCACCTTCCGCGGGGCCCCGGCCTCTTCCCTGCCCGAGGGGAGGGGCCGCCACCGGGGACCCCGCGAAGGCGGAAGCGGCGCCCCGACCGGGCTCCCGGggccgcccccccccctcggccgCCGTGCGCAGGCGCCAAGCTCTCCGGGCGGGCGGGGCGCGGGAGGGCGGAGGCGGTGCCGGCGTGAATCTGCGCCTGCGTCCCGGCAGCCAATCGGCGCGCATGACGTCGCGGGCGGCCGAGGAGCCGGGCTGCCGCTGCCCGCCGCTCTCATCCTGCTTCCCCCGCTCGGAGGAgatggaggcggcggcggcggcggcggcggaggaggaggcggctgCGCGGCTCCGGTGAGCGGCTTctccccgcccgcccgcccgccggcCCGCCGGCCCCGCCGCCGCCGGGCTGACGTCCGTCTGTCTCTCCCGCAGGCTGCACCTGGTCACCTGGAACGTGGGCACCGCGCAGCCCCCCGGGGAGGTGGCCGCCCTCCTCGGCCTCGGCGCCCCGGAGCCGCCCGTGGACCTCTACGCCATCGGGTGGGTGCGCGCGCCGCCCCACGGCGGGTCCCGGGGACCGGCGGGGTCGGTGGGGGGGGGGTCGGCCGGGGGCtcctcctccggcgcttcctcccACCCAGCCTCCCTCGCCCCGGAGGGTCCCGGCGGCGCTCGGGGTGTCGCCGTGGGGCGGGTGCGTGACGGGCACCTCCGCTGCTCAGCTTACAGGAGGTGAACTGCCGGATCCTGAGCTTCATCTCCGACCTGGCCTTCGAGGACCCCTGGACGGCCTCCCTGACGGCAGCGCTCGCCCCGCTGGGCTACGTCCGGGTAAGGGCCCCTTCCAGGCTCCGACGGGGCCCCCGGGCGCCTCTCGTCCCCGAGCACCGGAGCCGCCGCTTCGCCAGTGGGGCTCCGGCGGGGGGACCGGGCTGCTGGAGCGGACGGAGCTCTCggagagcctcccccccccccccgggtccctTCTGCCTGGGACGGCTCCGTCCGAAAGGCTCCTGTGGGGTGTGGGGGGTTGTGTAGCCCCAAATGGGGGTTTTGAATCCACAGGTCTGAGGGGCCTTGTGCTGTGGGGTCCCCGCACAGATCTTGGCCGTGGGTTCCATTTACTACAAAGCTGGAGGGTGCTTatcaccacccccccccccctgtaatcTCTGGGCATCACCAGCATTGGGCATTTGCTGGCAGCCGAGTGTGGCAGCCGGTCGGTGGAAGAAGCGCCCGCCTGCGTGGCTCAGGACTGCTCCCATTCTGCCCTCAGGTGTCTTCCATCCGCATGCAGGGcatcctcctgctcctcttctccAAGCAAGCCCACCTGCCCTTCATCCGGGGTGTGCGGAGCCAGTTTACCCGCACCGGCCTGCACGGCTACTGGGTGAGCTGCTTCACAGGGACCTTGCCAGGCCTCCGGTCGGTTAAAGCCGCAGGTACAGTAGATGCAGGAAAAGCAGAGAGGCCGAATTCTGCTGTGGCCAAGCCCCTCCACGCACGCACGCCTTCGTTTCTTGCCTGAATGTTCTTTGCACGTTTCCATCTTTCTAATGTGGAGGCAGGCAAAATGGCAAACTTCACACCAAGATAAGAACTAACACCCAATAACCAGTATTTAATTTGTAATGCTAATTGCCAAAGGAAAACCCACAAAGCTGGCTAATAAAGAATCCGCTGACACCTTTCAAGCCCCAGTAAAATCTCTAGCGATGGAGATGCTCAGGTAGGGAGCTCCACGTTTTATTGATTGAGAACACGTGTTTCCTGCTCCAAGGCACCGAAGCAAGTCACACCGACACAAACGGTGTGAAATTTAAATTCGCCGAAGCAGGCATTCAGAGACCTGAATCCAGCCTTGCCTCTACTGGGCAGCCAGTGGAAGCCCTTACTTCCTGCTGGAACTCCTGCTGGGTGTTGGGGAGCATCTCCTCCTGGAGAACCCTCCcaacgcctcccccccccccccccccgggcgaaCAGAGTGCGACCCAACCTGACATGTGAATCCAGATTATTGGCCACCGGCGGCTGTCAACAAAGGGATGAAGAAAGGCCAGAGCACTCTAGGGGCTGCGTCCTTGTTcctgatgtacaggtagtccttgacttacaactaaaggccaaaacaagacagttgttaaatgaattgcaccacattttacaaaattggggggggggggagatgctgcaactgtcgtaagAACTTGCTGGTTGCCAAGCTCCCAAAATTTGTTCACATGGAGATGCTGCGATGGTCACAAGCATGATAACTGcccccaagtcacttttttcaatgcaaaaTGTGAAGGTcattaaatggatggttgtaagttgagaactcccTGTATTTTGCAATTTGTTCCTTTGTGAGTTTGTCCATCCTGTAGGCAGGCCTTTAATCTGGCAGAGTGTCAAAAGACCTGCCCCTCGTGTGCCCCAGGGAGTCCGGGAGTCTGGGGGCAACCACAGCCTCTTGTCTCGCAGGGCAACAAGGGAGGGGTCTCCATCCGCCTGTCCCTCTACGGCCACTCGGTCTGCTTCCTGAACTGCCACCTGCCGGCCCACCAGGAGAACGCCAAGCAGCGCCTGGACGACTTTGAGCACATCCTGGAGATGCAGCAGTTCGAAGAGAAGGCCTTCCCCTCCGCCCTGGACCACGAGTGAGTGGGCTccccagggggggggggtcctcctGCCCGGCCCagcatgccccccctccccacggtCGCTCAGCTGCTCTTCTTGTGAATGGTGCCCGGCCCCCTTGgcctcgtgggggggggggctccaaggAGCAGCAGAGGGGGCGGGGGTGGAGCTGGCACAGACAAAGCAGGAATGAAATGGGTGAGAAAGGAGTTTCCAAGAGTCCAGAAAGGGCGGACCCCTCCGGTCACTTGGCTGCCCTCCAGAGCTGCCCTCAGGTAGCCGTCGGCCGCGGAGGTCAAGAGAAAGGGGCAGTTTTGAAAACCGAACAGAACGATTGCAAAGGGGGCCCCACATTTTGCTTTATACGAGGTGATCCCTGTTATTCCAGGCGCTTTTTATCTGCATTTTCACCGCAAGCCAACTCAGAATGGTTTCCAAATAGTTCTGGCCAGATCGGAGAACCGCCCATAGCGTTGCTGGGGGGGGTCTGACCGGGAGGGCCCGGTCTACCGATTTGGAAATCACTCGTGACtctcgggcggggggggggagggggcgctgCTGCGCAGAAGCGGGTTCTTTATAGAGGAGGGTGTTGCCCTCGATGGGATGAAGGGGGGCTGCCTAGTACCTGAGCGGAAGAGGGAATAGCCCTTCTGAAACCTGCCTTGGTATCACCAGCCTTTCGGAAGGGTTCTGGTGCCCAGGGGGCTTGTTGCTCTGACCGCCTGCTTAGGTGAAATCCTGccctggggagggaaggagaggctgGGGGGCTGAAGCCAAGGTGGGCGTGGAggggccctcccttccccacTCCTCTCCGCCTCCTTTCAGGCTCCTCTTCTGGTTTGGCGATCTGAACTTCCGGATCGAGGACTATGGGCTGCACTTTATCCGAGAATCGATCAGCAGCAGTCGCTTCAATCTCCTCTGGGAGAAGGACCAGgtagcccccaccccaccccctggccTGCCCTCCCCTTGGgattcccagccccccccccctcagcctcTGAATGGGGAGGAGCTTTACTAGttttacttcctcttcctctctggcCAGCCCCCATCTGGTATCAtcaccccccccctttctttttccgaGGGGGCCGCTACCTGCCAGGCTTTCTCCCTGTGCTGGGAAAGGAAGGGCGCTGGCGGGCTCCCTGCCGCGGCTCCTGCGCTTGGCCTGCAGCACCGAACGGCTCTTGCTTCCCCTCCCCAGTTAAACATGGCCAAGAAGAAGAAGTTCTTCCTCCAGGAGTTCTCGGAAGGTCCCCTGAAGTTCAAACCCACCTACAAGTTTGACCTGCACTCGGATGAATACGACACCAGGTAACTGCGGAGGTCTGGCGGGGGCTCCGGACTAAGAGCTCTCTTGCACCGGACCTTGGCTAGGCAGAGAAGTAAGCCAGGGAAATCACTTCCCAGGGGCCCAGCGGAAGCAggacgtgtgtgtctgtgtgtgtgtggggggggtgtgtgtgtcttggttggctgcccccctccccttctctctattTGCAGAATAGCCGAGGAGGCGCTGCTTGGGTCTAActaacacccacactcacacacgcaATGTGGGGAATTTTGGAAAACTTAGGCCTTTGGGCCGCCTGAGTCTGCTGACTTTCACACGGCCCCCTCTTCTGACCTGGCTGTTGCTGGGGTGATGATCCTGGCGTGAGGCATACAGGGGACAGCAGCGGCCCTCCCCTCGCTCTCTCTGGGCTGCAGGGACAGCGGAACCCACAGCAACTGCAAAAAGCGGGAGCCAGAAAGCGTTTAaagtagcagcagcagctgagaagTTGAGCCGTGTGTCTGTCACGCATGCTCTCGCACGGCTGCACATCCAGCCCCAGGTGCTCAACCAGGCGCTCCGCCACCTGAGCCCTGACCGGCTGGGAAAAGGCAGCAGCTTCCTTCAGAAGGAAAGATCCTTTTCTGGATCCAGAATTGCCACGACTGTGGCCAAAGTGCTTGTGAgctgttgggggaggagggggctttCTATGCACCAGCAGCACTCTTGCCCTGGGGTGGGTGAGGGGGCTTCGGATAATGCCCAGGTTTAGTCACTGAATGCAGCTCTGGAGGCCAAGTGGCTGGAGGCCCCCAGCCCACTTCTCCTCCTGCTCGGGGCGGGGGTGCATGGCCGCTTGGGCTGCCCTGGGGAGCCAGCTGGGCTCTATCCTTGCcaccactctccctccctccctccctccctcccccccctttgtttCTGCAGTGAGAAGAAACGGAAGCCCGCCTGGACCGATCGGATCCTGTGGAGAGTGAAATGTCTTCCGTGCTCCAAGCCGAAGGAGGTgcccagggagggaggggtttCCCTGTCCCTGGGCAGCTACACCAGCCACATGGACTACAACATCAGTGATCACAAGCCGGTCACTGGCACCTTTGAGCTAAAGGTAGTATCCTGGCTCCCCAAGGGCAGCTGCTCCTCTCTGGAGAGATGGGGATTCCGCCCACCGGTCTGTCCCCTTGGCACCCACTGCAGGAGCCTGGCATCCCGAGGCAGCCCCCTCTTCCCACCGGCTTCTAAAGGGAAGCAGGACATCCTGCCCTTCACCCGGCCGATGCCACCGTTTCTGGGGCTGCTGCAGGGTCTCCGAGGGGCACCTGTTGAAGCCTCCGGCTAGGAACAGCATCCAGCTGGCTCCATGCGCACTTCAGGCCAAGCTGTGGCTTAACCAGGTTGAATTGAACAAGCCAGCCTTGCCTGGGCACAGACCCTGCGTGAGGGCAAGCCCTGACAATGGCCCCAGGGCTGcctgtcaaccccccccccccccagctatgtCCCCCAGGGCCTCGGTGGGTGGTTGGCAACATtcctgtctatggagatccttCCTTACGGAGATCCTTTATCAAGAAGCAGCCCCCTTcaacagacaccccccccccccggacactaAAACTCGGTCTTAGCAGAGTAAGTGCAATCCGGCTCCCCTGTGGAACGGGAGGGGAGGTAAGGAGGGCTGGTGTCGACTGGCCGGGGGAGGGGCTCCTCTGGATGAGCCTCCGGGCGGAGACAGGAACTGTAGCCCCCCAACCATGCTGAAGCCTGTTAGGAGGCTGAAACTCAGGTTAAATCCCAGGGTGGGCCTCTTAGCCCGACAGCAGGGCCTTTGTGACCCTGTAGCAGGCTGGGTGCCAAGGGGGCTGCCCCTCGGGAGAAGGAACAGAGCCCGGTTGGGGTCCGGGGTGGGGGCTCTCCCTGGCCTTTCTCACCCTGGGTTGGGCGGCTTTGTTCCTGCAGGTGCAGCCCCTGCAGGAGGAGCCCctagtggtgctctgcccggtgGGCACCTGGAGTGCTGGGCAGGACGCCACGGTCAGCTACGTCACCGCTCCAGAATTTGCCAGCAGCGCCTGGGACTGGATTGGCCTCTACAGGGTAATTGGCACAAGGGGGGCAGAGGGGAGGGTGCTTGGGCTGGTGCTCAGGCCCGGCCCTGCTCTGCTGCCCAGGCACCAGGGCTCTTCTGAGGCCAGGTAGAGGCTGTTCTCCCAGCCGCCTCCGCAGAggctgcaacacacacacacacacacacacacacacacacacacacacacacacacacacacagtggtcTTGCAAGGAGGGGAGCAAGCCGGCTGCCGGGAAAGACCCGATGATGGGCTCTGGGGAGAAGGGTCCCTTGTGGGGCCCGCCTGGCCCTGGCGGCTGCTTTTCACTCAGCCTCCTGAAGGGACGTGCGTTCCCTCCCACTGGGAGCCCCTCCCCTGTGCTGGCAGGTGGGCCTGTGGGCTCCCCCTGCAGCTCTTCCTCTCCCCTGGCAGGTGTCCTTCCGACATGTGAACAACTACGTCACCTACGTCTGGGTGCAGGACAATGAGATTTCCGCCGAGGACGGGGCCAAGCAGGTGAAGGGCGGCTCCC
Encoded proteins:
- the PITPNA gene encoding LOW QUALITY PROTEIN: phosphatidylinositol transfer protein alpha isoform (The sequence of the model RefSeq protein was modified relative to this genomic sequence to represent the inferred CDS: deleted 1 base in 1 codon), producing the protein MVLVKEYRVVLPVSVEEYQVGQLYSVAEASKNETGGGEGVEVLVNEPYERDGERGQYTHKIYHLQSKVPPFVRMLAPEGALDIHEKAWNAYPFCRTVITNEYMKDDFLIKIETWHKADMGMQENVHKLDPEEWKNVEAVYIDIGDRSHVLSRDYKPEEDPAKFKSVKTGRGPLGPNWKKELGNQSECPYMCAYKLVTVKFKWWGLQNKIENFFLQQERRLFTNFHRQLFCWLDRWVGLTMEDIRRMEYETKRQLDEMRERDPLKGMSAADE
- the INPP5K gene encoding inositol polyphosphate 5-phosphatase K, which produces MTSRAAEEPGCRCPPLSSCFPRSEEMEAAAAAAAEEEAAARLRLHLVTWNVGTAQPPGEVAALLGLGAPEPPVDLYAIGLQEVNCRILSFISDLAFEDPWTASLTAALAPLGYVRVSSIRMQGILLLLFSKQAHLPFIRGVRSQFTRTGLHGYWGNKGGVSIRLSLYGHSVCFLNCHLPAHQENAKQRLDDFEHILEMQQFEEKAFPSALDHELLFWFGDLNFRIEDYGLHFIRESISSSRFNLLWEKDQLNMAKKKKFFLQEFSEGPLKFKPTYKFDLHSDEYDTSEKKRKPAWTDRILWRVKCLPCSKPKEVPREGGVSLSLGSYTSHMDYNISDHKPVTGTFELKVQPLQEEPLVVLCPVGTWSAGQDATVSYVTAPEFASSAWDWIGLYRVSFRHVNNYVTYVWVQDNEISAEDGAKQVYLGAEGLPNAGGEFLLGYYSNALRSLVGLSQLVQVQPSPKSAEQQAGWSGSSSAERLPCERPPCDF